The following proteins are co-located in the Osmia lignaria lignaria isolate PbOS001 chromosome 12, iyOsmLign1, whole genome shotgun sequence genome:
- the Dh31 gene encoding diuretic hormone class 2 isoform X2, whose product MQQGIVPLCIFVVVIGLFASSNLSTDAAPQQSYWNQVDEEDPEALMEFINRLGRTIMLNPEVENNKRGLDLGLSRGFSGSQAAKHLMGLAAANYAGGPGRRRRSEQP is encoded by the exons ATGCAGCAGGGAATCGTGCCATTGTGCATATTCGTGGTGGTAATCGGCCTGTTCGCCTCGTCGAATTTATCGACGGATGCCGCGCC GCAACAGAGTTACTGGAATCAAGTCGACGAGGAGGATCCGGAAGCGTTGATGGAGTTCATAAATCGACTCGGTCGCACCATAATGCTCAATCCAGAAGTGGAAAA TAACAAACGTGGACTGGATTTGGGTTTGAGCCGTGGATTCAGCGGCTCTCAGGCGGCGAAGCATTTGATGGGATTAGCGGCGGCTAATTATGCTGGAGGACCCGGTCGACGACGCCGTTCCGAACAACCCTAG
- the Dh31 gene encoding diuretic hormone class 2 isoform X1, with product MRTKRRRDPKATRMQQGIVPLCIFVVVIGLFASSNLSTDAAPQQSYWNQVDEEDPEALMEFINRLGRTIMLNPEVENNKRGLDLGLSRGFSGSQAAKHLMGLAAANYAGGPGRRRRSEQP from the exons ATCCAAAGGCAACGAGGATGCAGCAGGGAATCGTGCCATTGTGCATATTCGTGGTGGTAATCGGCCTGTTCGCCTCGTCGAATTTATCGACGGATGCCGCGCC GCAACAGAGTTACTGGAATCAAGTCGACGAGGAGGATCCGGAAGCGTTGATGGAGTTCATAAATCGACTCGGTCGCACCATAATGCTCAATCCAGAAGTGGAAAA TAACAAACGTGGACTGGATTTGGGTTTGAGCCGTGGATTCAGCGGCTCTCAGGCGGCGAAGCATTTGATGGGATTAGCGGCGGCTAATTATGCTGGAGGACCCGGTCGACGACGCCGTTCCGAACAACCCTAG